CCCGCACACCCCCGGCCTCGACGTCGCGGGCACCGTCGACCAGCTCGGCGACGGCGTCACCGACCTCCGGGTCGGCGACCGCGTGATCGGCTTCCTGCCCTTCGTCGTCGACGGCGCCTCGGCCGAGCACGTCGTGGTCGACGCCGAGAGCCTGACCGCGGCGCCGACCACGATCCCGCTCGCCGACGCCGCCGCGCTGCCCGTGGTCGGCCTGACCGCGTGGCAGGCCGTGCACGAGCACGCCGCCCTCCAGTCCGGGCAGCGCATCCTGGTCAACGGCGCCGGCGGTGCGGTCGGGCGCTATGCCGTCCAGCTCGCCGCGGCCGCGTCGGCCCACGTCGTCGCCACCGGGGGCAGCGACGTCCGCGACCACCTCCTCGCCCTCGGCGCGGATCAGGTCGTCGACCACACCAGCACGGACGTACGCTCCGCGGTGACCGAGCCCGTCGACGTCCTGCTCAACCTCGCGCCGGTCACGCCGGAGCAGCTCGCCGACCTCGCCACCCTCGTCGCCGACGGCGGGGTCGTGGTCAACACGACCGTCTGGATGCCCGCGCCGAGCGACGAGTCTCGTGGCGTGCGCGGCATCGACCTCTACGTCCGCAGCGACGCCGAGCAGCTCGCCGGCCTGGTGGCCCGGGTGGACCGCGGCGAGCTGCTGGTCGACGTCGACCAGAGGGTGGCCCTCGAGGACCTTCCCGCGGTGCACGCCCGGGCGGCCGCCGGCCGGCTGCGCGGCAAGGTCGTCGTCACCCCCGCCTAGGCGAGGACTAGCCCGTCGGGTCCGGCGTCGACGGTGACCGAGCCGCCGTCGGTGACCTCGCCGCCGATCAGCTTCCGAGCGAGCGGGTCGCCGATCGCCGACTGGATCAGCCGGCGCAGCGGCCGGGCGCCGTACGCCGGGTCGTAGCCGATCTCGGCCAGCCAGGCGCGTGCCGCGTCGGTCACCGAGATGTTGATCCGCCGCACGGCGAGCCGCTTCTCGAGCAGCGTGAGCTGGAGGTCGACGATGTGGGCCAGGTCGTCCTTGGTGAGCGCGTCGAACAGGACGACCTCGTCGAGCCGGTTGAGGAACTCGGGCTTGAAGTGCGCCCGGACCACGCCCATCACCGACTCCTTCTTGACCTCCGGCTCCATGAGCGGGTCGACCAAGAAGTTCGAGCCGAGGTTGGAGGTCAGGATCAGCAGGGTGTTGCGGAAGTCGACCGTGCGGCCCTGGCCGTCGGTGAGCCGGCCGTCGTCGAGCACCTGCAGCAGGATGTCGAAGACCTCCGGGTGTGCTTTCTCGACCTCGTCGAGCAGCACCACGCTGTAGGGCCGGCGCCGCACGGCCTCGGTGAGCTGGCCGCCCTCGTCGTAGCCGACGTAGCCGGGCGGCGCACCGACGAGCCGCGAGACCGAGTGCTTCTCGCTGTACTCGCTCATGTCGATGCGGACGATCGCCCGCTCGTCGTCGAAGAGGAAGTCGGCGAGCGACTTGGCCAGCTCGGTCTTGCCGGTGCCGGTCGGGCCGAGGAAGAGGAACGACCCGGTCGGCCGGTTGGGGTCGGAGATCCCGGCCCGCGAGCGGCGTACGGCGTCGCTGACCGCGGTCACGGCCTCGCGCTGGCCGATGAGGCGCTCACCGATCACCTGCTCCATCTCGAGCAGCTTGGCGGTCTCGCCCTGCAGCATCCTGCCGGTCGGGATGCCGGTCCAGGCCTCGACGACGTCGGCGATCTGCTCGGCACCGACCTCCTCGCCGACCAGCGGCTCGAGGTCGAGCTGCTCGGCCTTCTCCACCTCGGCGATCTGCTTCTCGAGCTCGGGGATGCGGCCGTACTGGATCTCGCTGGCGCCGGCGAGGTCGCCCTCGCGCAGCTTCTTCTCGGCCTCGATCTTGAGCTGGTCGAGCTGGCGGCGCAGCTCGCCCTCGCCCTGGAGCTGGTCCTTCTCGCGCTCCCAGCGGGCCTCGAGGCCGCGCAGCTCCTCCTCGCGGTCGGCGAGGTCCTTCTGCAGCACCTCGAGCCGCTCGACCGACGCGGGGTCGGTCTCCTTCTCGAGCGCGAACTGCTCCATCTTGAGCCGGTCGACCTGGCGGCGCAGCACGTCGATCTCCTCCGGGGAGGACTCGTGCTCCATCCGCAGCCGCGAGGCGGCCTCGTCGATGAGGTCGATCGCCTTGTCGGGCAGCTGGCGGCCGGTGATGTAGCGGTCGGACAGCGTCGCGGCGGCGACGAGCGCGGCGTCGGTGATGCGCACGCCGTGGTGCGCCTCGTACTTCTCCTGGATGCCGCGCAGGATCTGGATGGTGTCCTCGACGGTGGGCTCGCCGACGAAGACCTGCTGGAAGCGGCGCTCGAGGGCGGGGTCCTTCTCGATCCGCTCGCGGTACTCGTCGAGCGTGGTCGCGCCGATCATGTGCAGCTCGCCGCGCGCGAGCATCGGCTTGAGCATGTTGCCGGCGTCCATCGCGGAGTCGCCGCCGGCGCCCGCGCCGACGACCGTGTGCAGCTCGTCGATGAACGTGATGACCTGCCCGCCGGCGTCCTTGATCTCCTCGAGCACGGCCTTGAGCCGCTCCTCGAACTCGCCGCGGTACTTCGCGCCGGCCACCATCGCGGCCAGGTCGAGCGACAGCACGCGACGACCCTTGAGGGAGTCGGGGACGTCACCGGCGACGACGCGCTGGGCGAGGCCCTCGACGACGGCGGTCTTGCCGACGCCCGGCTCGCCGATGAGCACGGGGTTGTTCTTGGTGCGCCGCGAGAGGACCTGGACCACCCGTCGGATCTCGGCGTCGCGGCCGATCACGGGGTCGAGGCGCCCGTCCTCCGCTGCCCGGGTGAGGTCGACGCTGTACTTCTCCAGCGACTCGTACGACGCCTCGGCGCTCTCGCTGGTCACCCGGCGGTTGCCGCGGACGGCCGTGATCGCCTCGCGCAGGCCGGCCGCGTCGAGACCGGCGTCGGTCAGGACCTTCTGGGCCGAGGACTCGACGGTGGCGAGGGCCACGAGCAGGTGGTCGGTGGCGACGTAGTCGTCGCGCATCGAGCCGGCCAGGTCGAGCGACGAGGCGAGGACGCGGGTCAGCGCCGCCGAGGCGCTCGGTTGCTGGACGGTCGAGCCGGTGGCGCTGGGCAGGGCGCGCTGCACCCGGACGGCCTTCGCCAGCAGGTCGGCGGCGTCGACGCCTGCCTTCTGGACGAGGCTGCGGGTCGCGCCGTCCTCCTGCTGGAGCAGGGCGACGAGCAGGTGGATCGGCTCGGTGTTGGTGTTGCCGCCGGTGGTGGCGGCGAGCTGGGCAGCCTCGATGACCTCGCGGCTGCGGGTGGTGAACTTCTCGGCACCGAACTGGCTCAACTCATCTCCTCTGTGTGCGTGGTGGGGACCACTGTGGTCCCACCTCGTCCAACGCGCCAGAAGTTGAGTCGATTCCCCTCAACTCTGGGGACGTCGCATGGTGTCAGCGCGCCGGAGGAGGTAGGTGTCCATCACCCAGCCGTCGGCGTCCTTCGCCCGCGCGCGAGCCGCCCGGACCTCCTCGACGACCTCGCCGAGCCGGCCGGCGACGAGCTCCTCGTGGGGGCTGCCGAGGTTGGCGCCCCACCAGATGTCCCACTCGCCCTCCTCCGCTGGAAGCAACGTTGCCTGCAGCCGGCCGTCCAGCATCACGACGAGGTTGTCGTGGCCGGCGGCGACCTCGTCGGCGAGCCGGCGCCCGGTCGTCACCAGCACCGGCCGGCCGACCTCGTGGAGCACGACCCGGTGCCGGGCGGCGAGGAGCGAGAGCGCGGAGATGCCGGGCACGACGTCGTACGCCACGCCCAGGCGGTCGACCAGGCGGTCGACCACGCGGTCGACCACGCGGATCGTCGAGTCGTAGAACGCCGGGTCGCCCCACACCAGGAGGCCGACCGTGCCGGGCCGCTGCGCGATCACCGATCCGTACGCCGCCGCGCGGGCGTCGTGCCAGTCGAGGACCGCGCCGTCGTAGCCGGCGCCGTCGAGGCCCGCGTCGCGGTCGCGCGGCGGGTCGGGGACGGCGACCAGCTCGACGCCGACGTCCTCGCAGACCGCGCGGCGCAGCGCGAGCAGGGGATCACCCGGGCCCTTGTCGGCGGCGATGACGTAGTCGCACCCCGCGATGGCTTCGCGGGCCTCGGCCGTCAACTGCCCGGGGTGGCAGCCGATGCCGACGATCCTGACCCGCACGGCCGGTCCCGCCTCGATCACCGGTCCTCCAGCTCGCCCTCGACGTCGAGGTAGACCTGCTGCAGCGCCGCCATCACGTCGGCGTCGGGCGACTCCCACAGCCCGCGCTCGGCGGCCTCGTGGAGCCGCTCGACGATGCCACGCAGCGCCCACGGGTTGGAGGTGCGCAGGAACTGCTGGTTGGTCTCGTCGAGGACGTACTCCTTGGCCAGCGTCTCGTACATCCAGTCGTGCACGACCCCCGTCGTGGCGTCGAACCCGAACAGGTAGTCGACGGTCGCGGCGAGCTCGAAGGCTCCCTTGTAGCCGTGGCGCTGCATCGCGGCGATCCAGCGCGGGTTGACCACGCGCGCCCGGAAGACGCGGTTGGTCTCCTCCTGCAGCGTGCGGGTGCGCACCGCGTCCGGCGTCGTCGAGTCGCCGACGTAGGCCTTGGGGTCACTGCCGGTCAGCGCGCGGACCGTGGCGACCATGCCGCCGTGGTACTGGAAGTAGTCGTCGCTGTCGGCGATGTCGTGCTCGCGGGTGTCGATGTTCTTCGCCGCCACCTTGATCCGCCGGTAGTTGGCGCGCATGTCGTCGGCGGCCGGCGCCCCGTCGAGGTCGCGGCCGTAGGCGAAGCCGCCCCAGGTCGTGTAGACCTCGGCGAGGTCCTGGTCGCTGCGCCAGTTGCCGGACTCGACGACCTGCAGGATCCCGGCGCCGTACGACCCGGGCTTGGACCCGAAGATCCGGGTGGTCGAGCGCCGCTCGTCGCCGTGCTCGGCCAGGTCGGCGCGCGCGTGGGCGCGGACGTAGTTGTGCTCGTCGGGCTCCTCGAGGCCGGCCACGAGGCGTACGGCGTCGTCGAGCATCGCGACCACGTGCGGGAAGGCGTCGCGGAAGAAGCCGGAGATCCGGACCGTGACGTCGATGCGCGGCCGGCCGAGCTCGTCGAGCGGGACGACCTGCAGGTCGTTGACCCGGCGCGAGGCCTCGTCCCACACCGGCCGCACGCCGAGCAGGGCGAGCACCTCGGCGATGTCGTCACCGCTGGTGCGCATCGCGCTCGTGCCCCACACCGACAGGCCGACGGACTGCGGGTAGGTGCCGGTCTCGTCGAGGTACTTCGCCACGAGCGACTCGGCCATCGCGTGGCCGGTCTGCCACGCGAGGCGGGAGGGGACCGCGCGCGGGTCGACGGTGTAGAAGTTGCGGCCCGTCGGCAGCACGTTGACCAGCCCGCGCAGCGGCGAGCCGGACGGGCCGGCCGCGACGAACCCGCCGTCGAGCGCGTGCACCACGGCGTCGAGCTCGTCGGTCGTGCGCGCCAGCCGCGGCACGACCTGGGTCGCCGCGAACTCCAGCACCCGCTGGACCTCGGGGTCGTCGTGGAGCTCGGCCGCGCGGGCGGGGTCCCAGTCGGCCTTGTCCATCTGCTCGACGAGGTCACGCGCGATCGCCTCGACCCGGTCCACCTCGGCCGTTCCCTCGGTGGTCGAGTAGCCGTCGCGAGGAACGAGCGACGGCATATCGAGACCCAGGCCGAGCGCCGCCCGCAGCCCCGGCACCGCCTGGGCCTGCCCGCCGAACACCTGCGCCGCCCGCATGATCGCGAGCACGAGGTTGACCCGCGCCTCGCCGGCGGGCGCCTCGCCGAGCACGTGCAGCCCGTCGCGGATCTGCGCGTCCTTGATCTCGCAGAGCCACCCGTCCACGTGCATGATGAAGTCGTCGAACTCCTCGGCGTCCGGCTGCTCCTCCAGCCCCAGGTCGCGGTGCATCTCCGCGGCGTGCATGAGCTGCCAGATCTCGCCGCGGATCGCCGGCAGCTTGGCCGGGTCCATCGCGGCGATGTTGGCGTGCTCGTCGAGGAGCTGCTCGAGGCGGGCGATGTCGCCGTACGACTCCGCGCGGGCCATCGGCGGCACGAGGTGGTCGACGATCGTGGCGTGCGCGCGGCGCTTGGCCTGCGCGCCCTCGCCCGGGTCGTTGACGAGGAACGGGTAGACCAGCGGCAGGTCGCCGAGCGCCGCGTCGGTGCCGCAGCTCGCCGACAGCGCGGCGTTCTTGCCGGGCAGCCACTCCAGCGAGCCGTGCTTGCCGAGGTGGACCACGGCGTCGGCCTGGAAGCCCCCCTCCTCGACAGCACTGCCCAGCCAGCGGTAGGCGGCGAGGTAGTGGTGCGTCGGCGCGAGGTCCGGGTCGTGGTAGATCGCGATCGGGTTCTCGCCGAAGCCGCGCGGCGGCTGGATGAGCAGGACGACGTTGCCGGCCCGCACCGTGGCGAGGACGAGCTCGCCCGCGTCGTTGACGAAGAGCGACCCGACGCCCGGCCCCCACGCCTCCACCATCGCGTCGCGGAGGTCCTGCGGGAGGTCGCGGGTCCAGGCGGCGTACTGCTCCGGCGTGATCCGCACGTGCGCGTCCGTCAGCTGCGCGTGGGTCAGCCACTCCTCGTCCTGGCCGCCGGCGGCGATGAGCGCGTGGATCAGCGCGTCCCCCTTCTCGGTGTCGCTCGCGTCCCGGCCCAGGATGTCCGTCACCACGTTCCCCGACCCCAGGTCGTACCCCTCCGCCCGCAGCCGCTGGAGCAGCCGGATGGTCGAGACCGGGGTGTCGAGGCCGACGGCGTTGCCGATGCGGGCGTGCTTGGTGGGGTAGGCCGAGAGCACGAGGGCGAGCCTCTTCTCGGCGTTCGGGGTCGTCCGCAGGCGCGCGTGCCGCACCGCGATGCCGGCGACGCGGGCGCAGCGCTCGGGGTCGGCGACGTAGTGCGGCAGCCCGTCGGCGTCGACCTCCTTGAAGGAGAACGGCGCGGTGATGATGCGGCCGTCGAACTCCGGGATGGCGATCTGCGTCGCCGAGTCGAGCGGGCTGACGCCGTCGTCGGAGGCCTCCCACTCGGCGCGGCTCGAGGTGAGGCACAGGCCCTGGATGATCGGGATGTCGAGCGCCGACATCCGCGCCACGTCCCACGACTCGTCGTCCCCGCCGGCGCTGGCGCTCGACGGTACGCTGCCGCCGGCCGCGAGGACGGTCACGATCAGCGCGTCCAGCGTGCCGAACGCCTCGTAGAGCTCGTCGGGCGCGGAGCGGAGCGAGCCGACGAAGATGGGTACGCCGACCGCGTGGCCGGTCGCGTCCACCGCGTCGGCGAGGGCGTGCGCGAAGGCGGTGTTGCCGCTCGCCTCGTGCGCCCGGTAGTAGAGGACCCCGATCCGCGGCAGGTCCTCGTCGACCGCCGGCCGCTCCGCGAACCCCCACTGCGGCAGCACCGCCGGCGGCGCGAACCCCTCGCCGGTCAGCAGCACGGTGTCGGAGAGGAAGGCGTGCAGCTGGGCGAGGTTGTCCGGGCCGCCCTCGGCGAGGTAGCGGTGGGCCTCGGCGGCGACGCCGATCGGCACCGACGACAGCTCCATCAGCTCGGCGCTCGGGGTCTGCTCGCCTCCGAGGACGACGGCGGGCATGCCGGTCGCGGCGACGCGGGTGAAGCCGGAGCAGAGGTCCTGCGGCGAGCCGAGCAGCCGGCCGACGACGAGGTCGCAGCCCTCGATCACCTCGGCCATCGACTGGTGGCCGGGCCGCGCCGGGTTGGCGAGGACGTAGTCGGCACCCGACGCCCGCGCGCTGAGCAGGTCGGTGTCGGACGTGGACAGGAGCGCGATCCGGGTCATGACGGGTCCTCCGGGGTGACGGGCGGTGCGGTGGTCGGGGTGGTGGTCGGGGTGGTGGTCGGGCGTGGTGGCCGCTGCGCGGGTGCGGGCGAGCCGGTGGCCGTCGACGGGGGTCCCGCGGACGAGGTGCTGGGCGACGAGGTCCTCGGCGACGGCGGCGTCCACGCCGCCGTACCAGACGTCGTCGGGCTGGATGCTGACGACGGGTGCGTGGTTGCAGGGGAACTGGCAGCCGGTCTGGGTGATGAGCACGTCGTCGTCGCCGAGGCCGTGCTCTGCGAGGAGCCGGCCGAGCGCCGTCGCCGTCCGGTCGGAGCCGGCGGCGGTGCAGCGAGGCCCGCGGCACACCAGCACCTGGTGCCGGTGGCCGGGGACGGCGTCCCACGCGGACGACGCCAGCGCCGCCTCGCTCCCGGTGATCGGACGGGCGAGGTCGAGGATGCCGCGCAGCGTGGCCGCGTCGTGGCCGTCGAGGTCGTTGCGCAGCACCGCGGTGGCGACCCGCACGTCGGGGCGTACGCCGTCGCGCTCGCGCCACCAGTGACCGGCCACCCGACGCAGCCAGGACTGCGCCGGGGCGTGCGGGCCGAGGCTGACGCCGGCCAGCGAGATCGTCGTCGCGCCGGCGTCGGCCAGCCGGGTGAGCTCGGCGGAGAGGGACGGGTCGCCGAGCTGGAGGTAGCCGACGCTGCCGCCGAGGCGGCTCGCCGCGGCGGCCAGGCGTGCGTGCTCGGCGACCTCGAGGACCGACATCCCGACGAGCAGGTCGTGGGCGCTCACACGCGCACCTCCCGCCGGGGTCCGTTCCAGCGCACGTGCGGCCGGTCGTGGACCGGGTGCGGCTCGACGGTGGCGTCGACGCCGTAGACGTCCGCGATCAACGCCGAGGTGAGCACCTCGTGCACCGGGCCGGCGGCGACCAGCCGACCGGCGTCGAGGACCGCGAGCCGGTCGCAGTAGGCGGCGGCCAGCTCGAGGTCGTGCAGCGCGGCGACGGTGGTGAGGCCGAGCCCGCGGACGCGGTCGAGGAAGTCGAGCTGGTGGCCGAGGTCGAGGTGGTTGGTGGGCTCGTCGAGGAGCAGCACGGCGGGGCGCTGGGCCACCGCGCGGGCCAGCTGGGTGCGTTGGCGCTCACCGCCCGACAGCGTCTGCCAGCTGCGGTCGGCCAGCTCGGCGACGTCGGCGAAGCGCAGCGCCTCGTCGACCGCCTCGCGCTCGCCCGGCGGGGTGTCGAAGACAGCGAGACGCCCGGTGCGGTGCGGGATCCGGCCGAGCTCGACGACCTGCCGCACGGTGAGGTCGAGCGTCGTCGCCGCCTGCTGCTCGACCAGCCCCACCAGCCGGGCCCGCTCGCGCGGCGGCAGGGCGTGGAGGTTGCGGCCGTCGAGCAGCACGTCGCCCGCGGCCGGTCGGGTCTGGCCCGCGACGAGGTTGATCAGCGTGGTCTTGCCCGACCCGTTGGGCCCGAGCAGGCCCGTCACCGTGCCGGGCTCGCAGACGAGGTCGATGTCGCGGACGATCTCGCGGCCGCCGGCCCGCCAGGCCGCGCCGCGCACCTCGAGGCGTACGCCGTGCGCGTCAGGCATGGTGCCCCCCGCGGCGCAGGAGCCAGGCGAAGAACGGCGCCCCGACGACGCCGGTGACGACCCCGAGCGGCACCTCCTGCCCCTCGACGACCGACCGGGCGACAGTGTCGGCGAGCACGAGCGTGATCGCGCCGACGACAGCGCACATCGGCAGCAGCAGTCGGTGGCCGGGACCGGTGACGAGCCGCACCATGTGCGGCACGACCAGGCCGACGAAGCCGATCAGGCCGGCGTACGCCACCAGGCAGGCGGTGACCAGGGCCGTGCCGACGAGCAGCAACCAGCGCAGCCGGGTCACGTCGACGCCGAGCGAGCGGGCGGACACCTCGCCGAACGCGAAGGCGTCGAGCTGGTCGGCCAGGGCGACGATGCCGACCGTGGCGACGAGCGCGACGACGGCGAGGAACACCGACGACTCCCACCGCAGCCCCGCGACGGAGCCGAGGGTCCACGACAGCACCCGGCGCGCGGCCTGGCTGTCGCCGCTGACGATGACGAGGAAGGCGGTGTAGGCCGCGCAGACCTGGCCGACGGCGACGCCGGCGAGGATCGTGCGGGTCGGGGGCAGGCTGCCCGACCGGCCGGCGGCGAGCAGCAGCACGGCGAGCAGCGCCGCCAGCGCTCCCGCGAAGCCGGCCCCCGCGACCGCGGCCGAGCCGACGAGGCCGGCGAACGGCACGCCGAGCACGATGACCGTCACCGCACCGACGGCCGCGCCGCCCGAGATGCCGAGGAGGTAGGGGTCGGCGAGGTCGTTGCGGGTCAGCGACTGGAGCACCGCTCCGCACAGCGCCAGCGCGGCGCCGACGGCGGCCGCGCCCAGCACGCGCGGCATCCGCAGCTGCCACACGATCTGGTCGTGGAAGAGCGCGACGTCGAAGTCGCCCAGGTGCATCCGCCGGCCGACGACCTCCAGCACCTGCGGAACGGGTACGGGGACCGCCCCCACCCCGAGCGACACCGCCATGGCGACCCCGAGCACCACCAGCCCGAGGGCGAGGGTGCCGAGGCCACCCAGGGTCCGGGTCACCGTGCGGCGGCGAGCTCGAGGAGCTGGTCGGAGACCGAGGCGGCGCCGTCGGCGAGACGCACCCCCGGTGTGGTCTCCGAGAAGGGGACGACGACGTACGCCTCGGCGGCGACGGCGTCGAGCTGCCGGAGGACCGGGTCGGCCTCCAGGTAGTCGATCTTGTCCTCGGCACTCGACCAGGAGGCGTCGGCGAGCACGATCACGTCGGGGTTCGCGGCGACGACCTTCTCCCACGTGCCGTCGGCCCAGCCGTCGTCGAGGCCGCCGAAGACGTTGGTCGCGCCGACCGCGTCGAGCACGAGCTGCGGCCCGCCGCCGCCCGCGCCGACGTACGGCGTGCGGTCGCCGGAGTCGAACCAGAGGACGTCGAGCCCCGTGCCCGCCGCGGTCTCCTCGATCCCGTCGAGCAGCGCCTGCTGCTCGGCGACGAGCTGCTCGGCCCGCTCGGGGACGCCGAAGGCGGTCGCGACCGACTCGACCTCGTCCCAGACCGCGTCGAAGGACGGCTCGGGCCGGTCGGCGGCCTCCTCGCACCCGAAGGGCGAGAGGTACGACGGCGTGCCCGCCGCGTCGAGCTCGTCGCGCGTGCCCGCCACCTTGGCGTCGAAGGCGCTGCCGTAGGACGCGTAGACGAAGTCCGGCTGGGCCGCGAGGAGGTCCTCGCGGGAGGGGTACTCCTCAGCGAGCACGTCGACCGACTCGTAGGCCGCCTGCCACTTGGCTGGGACGGCGTCGTCGAGGTAGGCGGTGCCGGCGAGCTGGTCCTCGACGCCCAGGGCGAGGGCGACCTCGGTCGCACCCTGGTTGAGGGTGACGGCCCGGCGCGGCCGCGCCGCCAGCGTCGTGGTGCGCCCGCAGCTCGTGACCTCGACGGGGAAGATCGACGCGCTGCCGCTCGTGTCGGCCGGGCCCGGATCGGACGCGCTGTCCGCCTCCGGAGCCCCGGCGCAACCGCTCAGGACGAGCACAGCGGTGACGGACAGGACGGTCTTCGGCAACAGCGCGATCCGCACGGATCCTCCTCGGGGTTCTCGCCCCTCGTGATGGGATCCGCGTGGGCCAGTGTCTGGCTACGGCCTGCGCTCGGCAGGCCTCACAGTGGCGGAACCGCCCCGGGCTTGCACCGGGTTCCTGGGTCCCACGCGGAGTGGTGCCGCGAGCCTAGCCGGTCTCTCGCCTGACCCTCCAACGATGGTTGAGCAGCGAGGAACGAGCGTGCCGAAACCAAGGCCGTGCCAAGATCTCGCCCCATGACCGACCGGACCCGCGGCGACCTCTGCCCGGGCGTCTTCCGCCCCTGGCCGGCCGACGACGGCGCGCTCGTCCGCCTCCGGGTCCCCGGCGGCCACCTCACCCGTACGACCCTCCTGGCGCTGCTCGACCTCGCCGAGTCGTACGGCGACGGGCGGGTGCACCTGACCAAGCGGGCCAACCTCCAGCTGCGCGCGCTGCCGTCGATCGACGGCGCCCTGCCGGACGCGGTGGTCGAGGCGATCCGCGCGACCGGCCTGCTCCCGTACCCCGCGCACGAGCTGGTCCGCAACGTGCTCGTCTCGCCGCTGACCGGGCTGGTGGGCGGTCGCGCCGACCT
This genomic stretch from Nocardioides renjunii harbors:
- a CDS encoding ABC transporter substrate-binding protein; translation: MRIALLPKTVLSVTAVLVLSGCAGAPEADSASDPGPADTSGSASIFPVEVTSCGRTTTLAARPRRAVTLNQGATEVALALGVEDQLAGTAYLDDAVPAKWQAAYESVDVLAEEYPSREDLLAAQPDFVYASYGSAFDAKVAGTRDELDAAGTPSYLSPFGCEEAADRPEPSFDAVWDEVESVATAFGVPERAEQLVAEQQALLDGIEETAAGTGLDVLWFDSGDRTPYVGAGGGGPQLVLDAVGATNVFGGLDDGWADGTWEKVVAANPDVIVLADASWSSAEDKIDYLEADPVLRQLDAVAAEAYVVVPFSETTPGVRLADGAASVSDQLLELAAAR